One genomic region from Gossypium hirsutum isolate 1008001.06 chromosome D13, Gossypium_hirsutum_v2.1, whole genome shotgun sequence encodes:
- the LOC121224932 gene encoding MYB-like transcription factor EOBII: MARKCLNEPSHSERRRSMVDRDPAWSFTLKRGRGGGSWKKVRAAFYDNNGMKKGEWSVEEDDKLRTYVQKYGHWNWHQLLMFAGLKRCGKSCRWRWMNYLRPGLKRGNFTEEEDALIIKLHEQFGNRWSTIAKSLRGRTDNEIKNHWHSQLKKSTKGDEEEKCSSWQSEATQNENICEGEAESNSIDNMTLGSSPPSSPSPSSSSGSMSSLNAVGRLEDTRLPYLEIYETESSGDFWSQPFVTDNTSSLEKGGFELPLPYDDMYNDDFADLLCGLWT, from the exons ATGGCGAGGAAATGCTTGAACGAGCCTAGCCATAGTGAACGGCGGAGATCCATGGTCGACAGAG ATCCGGCTTGGAGCTTTACTTTGAAGAGAGGTAGAGGAGGTGGAAGTTGGAAGAAGGTGAGAGCTGCCTTCTATGATAACAATGGAATGAAGAAGGGTGAATGGagtgttgaagaagatgataaactAAGAACTTATGTCCAGAAATATGGCCATTGGAACTGGCATCAACTTCTTATGTTTGCTG gtcTTAAAAGGTGCGGAAAGAGTTGCAGGTGGAGATGGATGAATTACCTCCGGCCTGGATTAAAACGCGGCAACTTCACTGAAGAAGAAGATGCATTGATCATCAAGTTACATGAACAATTCGGAAACAG ATGGTCCACCATAGCTAAAAGTTTACGAGGAAGAACAGACAACGAAATAAAGAACCACTGGCACTCTCAGCTGAAGAAGAGTACAAAGGGAGACGAGGAAGAAAAGTGTAGTAGTTGGCAAAGTGAAGCCACCCAGAATGAAAATATTTGTGAAGGTGAAGCTGAAAGCAATAGCATCGACAACATGACGTTAGGGAGTTCACCACCCTCGTCTCCATCACCATCTTCAAGTAGCGGATCTATGTCTAGCTTAAATGCTGTTGGCCGCCTAGAAGATACTCGTCTTCCTTATTTGGAAATATATGAAACTGAAAGCAGTGGAGATTTCTGGAGTCAGCCCTTTGTTACAGACAATACATCATCCTTGGAAAAGGGTGGCTTTGAGTTGCCATTGCCTTACGACGACATGTATAATGACGATTTTGCTGATTTGCTTTGTGGATTGTGGACATAA